A section of the Bacillus sp. HSf4 genome encodes:
- a CDS encoding adenine deaminase C-terminal domain-containing protein, with protein sequence MFERTLIWKNKHIRSQVDVVSSRLLPTLLLRNASVLNPFLKQWIKANVWIHHDRIVYVGRDLPKSAVKTTIDCEGKYIVPGYIEPHVHPFQIYNPQTLAEYVSQFGTTTFVNDNLFLLLHCGKKKAFSILEELKKQPVHYYWWSRYDLQTEVLNEDQILSIDYRKHWGEHPDVIQGGEMTSWPRLLDGDDLILHCMQCTKRRRKRIEGHFPGASEKTLTKMKLFGADADHEAMTGKEVLKRLELGYHVGLRNSSIRPDLRKILRELHEEGFRHYDHLFYTTDGATPNFYKEGMTNKLIEIAIDEGVPLIDAYNMASFNIAKYYHMEDILGVVAPGRYATLNILESPEKPDPVTVLAKGRILKADGIDMKAFTEPDWQKGGLVPLNLSYDLTMDDLQFSMPLGLKMRNSVIMEPYTIEIDNSVNQLSFDHDESYLSMFDKNGKWRVNTMLKGFATRVQGFVSSYSTTGDIVAIGKNKEDMLLAFKRMKEIGGGIVLAENGKILHEIPLHLSGGASNETYEKVLEREETLKELLFERGYTFSDPVYTLLFLQSTHLPYIRVTPKGIFDVMKKTVLFPSIMR encoded by the coding sequence ATGTTCGAACGCACCTTAATTTGGAAAAACAAGCACATCAGATCGCAAGTTGATGTTGTAAGTTCAAGGCTGCTCCCAACGCTCCTTTTACGAAATGCATCCGTACTGAACCCGTTTTTAAAGCAATGGATCAAAGCAAACGTATGGATTCATCATGACAGAATCGTCTATGTCGGCCGAGATTTGCCTAAATCGGCTGTTAAAACTACAATAGATTGTGAAGGAAAATACATTGTACCCGGGTATATTGAGCCTCATGTGCATCCTTTTCAAATTTATAATCCCCAAACATTGGCTGAATATGTGTCACAGTTTGGCACGACGACATTCGTGAATGACAACTTATTTCTGCTTTTGCATTGCGGAAAAAAGAAAGCGTTTTCTATATTGGAGGAACTGAAAAAACAGCCTGTCCACTACTACTGGTGGTCAAGGTATGACCTGCAGACCGAAGTCTTGAATGAAGATCAAATCTTATCGATCGATTACCGAAAACATTGGGGAGAACATCCGGATGTGATACAGGGAGGAGAAATGACAAGCTGGCCGCGCCTTTTGGACGGCGATGATCTGATCCTGCATTGCATGCAGTGCACGAAAAGAAGGCGGAAGCGAATTGAAGGCCATTTTCCGGGCGCATCGGAAAAAACATTAACAAAAATGAAGCTTTTCGGCGCTGACGCCGATCATGAAGCCATGACGGGAAAGGAAGTGCTCAAGCGGCTTGAGCTTGGGTATCATGTGGGGCTGAGGAATTCTTCCATCAGGCCTGACCTGCGAAAGATTTTGCGCGAGCTTCATGAAGAAGGCTTTCGCCATTATGACCATTTGTTTTATACGACGGACGGCGCCACACCGAACTTTTATAAGGAAGGCATGACGAACAAGCTGATCGAAATTGCCATTGATGAAGGAGTGCCGTTGATTGACGCTTATAATATGGCCTCATTTAACATCGCCAAATATTATCATATGGAAGACATTCTCGGCGTTGTCGCACCGGGAAGATACGCGACACTCAACATTTTGGAGAGTCCTGAAAAACCCGATCCCGTGACGGTTCTTGCGAAGGGGCGAATCTTGAAGGCGGACGGCATTGATATGAAGGCGTTTACAGAGCCGGATTGGCAAAAAGGGGGTCTTGTCCCTCTCAACCTTTCATATGATCTAACGATGGATGATTTGCAGTTTTCGATGCCGCTCGGCTTGAAAATGAGGAATTCGGTCATTATGGAACCTTATACAATTGAGATTGACAATTCCGTCAATCAGCTCTCTTTTGACCATGATGAAAGCTATCTTTCCATGTTTGACAAAAACGGAAAATGGCGGGTCAATACGATGCTGAAAGGATTCGCGACCCGGGTTCAAGGGTTTGTCAGCTCATACTCAACAACGGGGGACATTGTGGCAATCGGCAAAAACAAGGAAGACATGCTGCTTGCCTTTAAACGGATGAAAGAAATCGGAGGGGGAATCGTCTTAGCCGAAAACGGAAAAATACTGCACGAGATTCCTCTGCATTTAAGCGGCGGCGCATCAAATGAGACGTATGAGAAGGTGCTTGAAAGGGAAGAAACATTAAAAGAACTTCTTTTCGAAAGAGGCTATACATTCAGCGATCCTGTCTACACGCTTCTTTTTCTGCAAAGCACGCATCTCCCTTACATCAGAGTGACGCCGAAAGGGATCTTTGATGTCATGAAAAAAACTGTACTCTTTCCATCGATAATGCGTTAA
- a CDS encoding DUF3048 domain-containing protein → MNRYVRVLLCFACVCLLASCQQQNKQESGEKRYPLSGMKTDGDIQKRPIAVVVNNHSKARPQSGLSKADIVIEALAEGRITRFLAIFQSEMPEAVGPVRSAREYFIDLALGFDAVFVHHGWSPGAKSRLESGEADYVNGMDYDGSLFWRADFRQAPHNSYTSFENIKQAAEEKGYALKARTDSLPFTESRKKPSKPLYSIRLDYGTTSVANRVEYGYDQKADGYVRTSNGAVTTDLETDKPVILQNILIAEAEHHQKDAYGRREIDLMSGGKGLLLQNGEVRQINWKNENGRIIPVDDGKTVPFVPGKTWINIIPDLSKVSISKGEGVNDADR, encoded by the coding sequence ATCAATCGATATGTAAGAGTGCTGCTGTGTTTTGCCTGTGTATGTTTGCTTGCATCATGCCAGCAGCAGAATAAGCAGGAGTCTGGAGAGAAACGATATCCGCTTTCGGGAATGAAAACGGACGGGGACATCCAAAAGCGGCCGATTGCTGTCGTGGTCAATAATCATTCGAAAGCAAGGCCGCAGTCCGGTTTAAGCAAAGCCGACATTGTGATTGAGGCGCTCGCTGAAGGACGGATTACCAGGTTTCTGGCGATTTTCCAGAGTGAAATGCCTGAAGCGGTCGGTCCTGTCAGAAGCGCGCGGGAGTATTTCATTGATTTGGCTCTCGGCTTTGACGCCGTATTTGTGCACCACGGCTGGAGTCCTGGTGCGAAAAGCCGGCTTGAAAGCGGTGAAGCCGATTATGTCAATGGAATGGATTATGACGGCAGTCTGTTTTGGAGAGCGGATTTTCGACAAGCGCCGCATAATTCGTACACGTCATTCGAAAACATCAAACAAGCAGCTGAAGAAAAAGGATATGCCCTAAAAGCCCGCACAGATTCGCTTCCTTTTACAGAAAGCCGCAAAAAGCCTTCAAAGCCGCTTTATTCCATCCGGTTGGATTATGGAACAACATCTGTTGCAAACCGTGTGGAATACGGTTATGATCAGAAGGCTGACGGCTATGTGAGAACGTCAAACGGCGCTGTCACAACAGATCTTGAAACAGACAAACCGGTTATTCTTCAAAACATTCTAATAGCGGAAGCCGAACATCATCAAAAGGATGCGTACGGGAGAAGGGAAATCGACCTCATGTCCGGCGGAAAAGGGCTGCTTTTGCAAAACGGGGAAGTCCGTCAGATCAACTGGAAAAACGAAAACGGCCGAATCATCCCTGTTGATGACGGAAAAACCGTTCCATTCGTGCCGGGTAAAACATGGATCAATATCATTCCCGATCTCAGCAAGGTTTCTATTAGTAAAGGAGAAGGTGTTAACGATGCAGATCGATAA
- a CDS encoding YerC/YecD family TrpR-related protein has protein sequence MQIDKLRGRELDQLFQSILSLKDLEECYRFFDDLCTINEIQSLAQRLEVARMLRDGNTYHKIETETGASTATISRVKRCLNYGNDAYIMALDRVKEKESESSS, from the coding sequence ATGCAGATCGATAAATTGCGCGGGAGAGAGCTGGACCAGCTTTTTCAATCCATTCTGTCATTAAAAGATCTCGAAGAATGCTATCGCTTTTTCGATGATTTGTGCACGATAAATGAAATTCAGTCACTGGCTCAGCGGCTCGAAGTGGCCAGGATGCTTCGCGACGGCAACACGTATCACAAAATTGAGACGGAAACCGGAGCGAGCACGGCGACCATTTCCCGGGTGAAGCGCTGCCTGAACTACGGAAACGACGCTTATATCATGGCCCTGGACCGTGTAAAAGAAAAAGAATCTGAATCATCTTCGTGA
- a CDS encoding heptaprenylglyceryl phosphate synthase, translating to MYDITEWKHVFKLDPDKEITDDQLEQLCESGTDAILIGGSDNVTEDNVLRLMSKVRRFLVPCILEVSTIGAIVPGFDLYFIPTVLNSRDRDWIVGLHKEAMKEYGELMSPEEIVVEGYCILNQDCKAAALTNADASLDLEDIKAYARMAEHLFRLPVFYMEYSGMLGDAEAVKEAKSVLQRTTLFYGGGIKDPETAAKMAEHADVIVVGNAVYENFGQALKTVKAVKE from the coding sequence ATGTACGATATTACCGAGTGGAAGCACGTCTTTAAACTCGATCCCGATAAAGAGATAACGGATGATCAGCTTGAACAGCTGTGTGAATCCGGCACAGATGCGATTTTGATCGGCGGAAGCGACAATGTCACAGAGGACAATGTCCTGCGGCTGATGTCAAAGGTTCGCCGTTTTTTAGTCCCATGCATCCTTGAGGTGTCAACGATTGGCGCGATCGTTCCGGGATTTGACCTGTATTTTATCCCGACGGTGCTGAACAGCAGGGACCGCGACTGGATTGTCGGTTTACATAAAGAGGCGATGAAAGAGTACGGCGAACTGATGTCGCCTGAAGAAATCGTTGTTGAAGGTTACTGTATTTTGAATCAAGACTGCAAGGCGGCCGCTTTGACAAATGCTGATGCTTCGCTTGATCTTGAAGACATTAAAGCATACGCGCGAATGGCTGAGCATCTTTTCCGGCTGCCCGTCTTTTACATGGAATACAGCGGCATGCTTGGAGACGCCGAGGCGGTTAAAGAAGCAAAGTCTGTGCTGCAACGTACGACATTGTTTTACGGCGGCGGGATTAAAGATCCGGAAACAGCGGCGAAAATGGCTGAGCATGCCGATGTGATCGTCGTCGGAAACGCGGTTTATGAAAATTTCGGACAAGCGCTGAAAACGGTAAAAGCCGTAAAAGAGTAA
- the pcrA gene encoding DNA helicase PcrA: protein MNYISDQLLNGLNKVQQEAVRTTDGPLLIMAGAGSGKTRVLTHRIAYLMAEKRVAPWNILAITFTNKAAREMKERVESILGPGADDIWISTFHSMCVRILRRDIDRIGINRNFSILDTSDQLSVIKGILKERNIDPKKFDPRSILGSISGAKNELIEPEEYEKTAGGFFDQVVSDVYTDYQKKLRKNQSLDFDDLIMTTIRLFDRVPEVLEYYQRKFQYIHVDEYQDTNRAQYLLVKKLAQRFQNICVVGDSDQSIYRWRGADIANILSFEKDYPNASVILLEQNYRSTKRILHAANEVIQHNSNRKPKNLWTENDEGAKISYFRGDNEFGEGQFVAGKIRELAGSGKRSLSDIAILYRTNAQSRVIEETLMKANINYNIVGGTKFYDRKEIKDILAYLRLVANPDDDISFARIVNVPKRGVGATSVDKIAAYADMNGMSLFEALGQVDFIGLSARAANALDEFRQMIENLTNMQEYLSVTELTEEILEKTEYREMLKAEKSLEAQSRLENIDEFLSVTKNFEQQSEDKSLVAFLTDLALIADIDQLDQKEEESGNKDAVILMTLHAAKGLEFPVVFLMGLEEGVFPHSRSLMEEAEMEEERRLAYVGITRAEEELYLTNAKMRTLFGRTNMNPESRFIAEIPEELLDNLNEKKKDLKSPFARRPERRGPVKRPAAASYSKTGGDGVNWAVGDKASHKKWGVGTVVSVKGSGESTELDIAFPSPIGVKRLLAAFAPIEKQ, encoded by the coding sequence TTGAATTATATTAGCGACCAATTATTAAATGGGTTGAATAAAGTGCAGCAGGAAGCGGTCAGGACAACGGATGGGCCGCTTTTGATCATGGCCGGCGCGGGAAGCGGCAAGACGAGGGTGCTGACACATCGGATCGCCTACCTGATGGCGGAAAAGCGTGTCGCACCTTGGAATATTTTGGCGATTACCTTTACGAACAAAGCGGCCAGAGAAATGAAAGAACGTGTGGAAAGCATTCTTGGGCCGGGAGCCGATGACATTTGGATTTCGACATTCCACAGCATGTGCGTCAGAATTTTGCGGAGAGATATCGACCGGATCGGGATCAACCGAAATTTCTCAATTTTGGACACCTCAGATCAGCTTTCCGTGATTAAAGGTATTTTAAAAGAGAGAAACATCGATCCGAAAAAATTCGACCCGCGGAGCATTCTCGGTTCGATCAGCGGCGCGAAAAACGAATTGATCGAACCGGAGGAATACGAGAAAACGGCGGGCGGCTTCTTTGATCAGGTCGTCAGCGACGTGTATACGGATTATCAGAAAAAGCTGCGGAAAAATCAGTCGCTCGATTTTGACGACTTGATCATGACGACGATCCGTCTGTTCGACCGGGTTCCCGAAGTGCTCGAATACTATCAGCGCAAATTTCAATACATTCATGTCGATGAGTATCAGGATACAAACAGAGCGCAGTACCTGCTCGTCAAAAAGCTGGCGCAGCGCTTCCAAAACATCTGCGTCGTCGGGGATTCGGACCAGTCGATTTACAGATGGCGCGGGGCGGACATCGCCAACATTCTTTCATTTGAAAAAGACTATCCGAACGCAAGCGTCATTCTGCTTGAACAAAACTACAGATCGACGAAGCGGATTTTGCATGCGGCGAATGAAGTGATCCAACACAATTCAAACAGAAAGCCGAAAAACCTTTGGACGGAAAATGATGAAGGTGCGAAAATCTCTTACTTCAGAGGCGACAATGAATTTGGCGAAGGCCAATTTGTCGCGGGCAAAATCAGGGAGCTTGCCGGCTCCGGAAAACGATCCCTTTCAGACATCGCGATTTTGTACCGGACGAACGCCCAGTCCCGTGTGATCGAGGAAACGTTGATGAAAGCGAACATCAACTATAATATTGTCGGCGGCACGAAATTCTACGACAGAAAAGAAATCAAAGACATTCTCGCGTATTTGCGCCTTGTGGCAAATCCTGATGATGATATCAGCTTCGCAAGGATCGTCAATGTGCCGAAGCGCGGCGTCGGTGCGACGTCCGTCGATAAAATCGCGGCGTATGCCGATATGAACGGGATGTCTTTATTTGAAGCGCTCGGCCAGGTTGATTTTATCGGCCTCAGTGCCAGAGCGGCCAACGCGCTTGACGAGTTCAGACAGATGATCGAAAACTTGACGAATATGCAGGAATACTTATCCGTCACAGAGCTGACGGAAGAAATTCTTGAAAAAACCGAATACCGCGAGATGCTGAAAGCGGAAAAATCTCTGGAAGCCCAGAGCCGTCTCGAAAATATCGACGAGTTTTTATCCGTGACGAAAAACTTTGAGCAGCAAAGCGAAGACAAATCGCTCGTCGCCTTTTTGACGGATTTGGCGCTCATCGCCGATATCGACCAGCTTGATCAAAAAGAAGAAGAGTCCGGAAATAAAGACGCCGTCATTTTAATGACGCTCCATGCCGCAAAAGGGCTTGAATTTCCGGTTGTTTTCCTGATGGGTCTTGAAGAAGGGGTCTTCCCGCACAGCCGCTCCCTGATGGAGGAAGCGGAAATGGAAGAGGAGCGCAGGCTCGCCTATGTCGGCATTACGAGGGCTGAGGAAGAGCTCTATTTGACAAACGCGAAAATGCGGACGTTATTCGGCAGAACGAATATGAATCCGGAATCGAGGTTCATCGCGGAAATACCGGAAGAATTATTGGACAATCTAAATGAGAAGAAGAAAGATCTGAAAAGTCCGTTCGCAAGAAGACCTGAGCGGAGGGGACCGGTGAAGAGACCAGCCGCCGCATCCTACAGCAAAACGGGCGGAGACGGCGTCAATTGGGCCGTCGGCGACAAAGCTTCCCATAAAAAGTGGGGTGTCGGAACGGTCGTCAGCGTCAAAGGATCCGGCGAATCGACAGAGCTTGACATTGCCTTTCCGAGCCCGATCGGAGTGAAGCGTCTTCTCGCGGCCTTTGCGCCAATTGAAAAGCAATAA
- the ligA gene encoding NAD-dependent DNA ligase LigA, translating into MEKEAAKRRVEQLRALINQYNYEYHTLDDPSVPDSEYDKLMKELISIEEEHPDLKTPDSPSQRVGGAVLDAFQKVQHKTPMLSLGNAFNDEDLRDFDRRVRQAVGDVEYNVEFKIDGLAVSLRYENGVFVRGATRGDGTTGEDITENLKTIRTIPLKMKRDLSIEVRGEAYMPKRSFELLNEARHERGEEPFANPRNAAAGSLRQLDPKIAAKRNLDIFVYSIAELDEMGVERQSQGLDFLDELGFKTNHERKKCSTIEEVIEIVEELKTKRADLPYEIDGIVIKVDSLHQQDELGYTAKSPRWAIAYKFPAEEVVTKLLDIELSVGRTGVVTPTAILEPVKVAGTTVQRASLHNEDLIKEKDIRLLDKVVIKKAGDIIPEVVNVLVEQRTGEEKEFNMPEECPECGSELVRIEGEVALRCINPECPAQIREGLIHFVSRNAMNIEGLGERVITQLFREDLVHNVADLYKLTKDQLIKLERMGEKSTDNLLASIDKSKENSLERLLFGLGIRFIGEKAAKTLAMHFETLDRLKKASKEELIEVEEIGDKMADALVTYFEKEEILKLLAELEELGVNTVYKGPKKAAAEDSDSYFAGKTIVLTGKLSEMSRNDAKAEIEALGGKITGSVSKKTDLIIAGEAAGSKLAKAEELNIEVWDEARLISELKK; encoded by the coding sequence ATGGAAAAAGAAGCAGCGAAACGCCGTGTGGAACAACTGCGTGCACTGATCAACCAATACAACTATGAATATCACACACTTGACGATCCGAGCGTGCCAGACTCCGAATACGACAAGCTGATGAAGGAGCTCATTTCAATAGAAGAGGAGCACCCTGATCTGAAAACGCCCGACTCTCCTTCACAGCGCGTCGGCGGAGCCGTTTTGGACGCTTTTCAAAAAGTGCAGCACAAAACGCCGATGCTGAGCCTCGGCAACGCGTTTAACGACGAAGATCTGCGCGACTTTGACCGCAGGGTGCGCCAGGCGGTCGGAGACGTTGAATATAACGTTGAATTCAAAATTGACGGTCTTGCCGTTTCATTGCGGTATGAAAACGGCGTATTTGTCAGAGGTGCGACAAGGGGCGACGGAACGACCGGCGAGGATATCACAGAGAATTTGAAGACGATCAGAACCATTCCCCTCAAAATGAAGCGCGACCTTTCGATTGAAGTGCGCGGGGAAGCCTACATGCCGAAACGCTCCTTCGAATTGCTGAATGAAGCGCGGCATGAAAGGGGCGAAGAGCCGTTTGCAAACCCGCGCAATGCGGCTGCCGGCTCCTTAAGACAGCTTGATCCGAAAATTGCCGCGAAACGAAATCTTGATATCTTCGTCTACAGTATAGCGGAGCTTGACGAAATGGGTGTCGAAAGGCAGAGCCAGGGGCTCGATTTTCTCGATGAACTCGGCTTTAAAACGAATCACGAACGAAAAAAATGCAGCACGATCGAAGAAGTCATCGAAATCGTTGAAGAGCTGAAGACAAAACGGGCCGACCTCCCGTATGAAATTGACGGGATCGTCATTAAAGTCGATTCCCTTCACCAACAGGATGAGCTCGGCTATACGGCGAAAAGCCCGCGCTGGGCGATCGCCTACAAATTTCCGGCTGAAGAGGTTGTCACAAAGCTGTTGGATATTGAATTGAGCGTCGGCCGCACAGGCGTTGTGACGCCGACGGCGATTCTGGAGCCCGTGAAAGTGGCGGGAACGACGGTCCAAAGAGCTTCCCTTCACAACGAAGATTTAATTAAGGAGAAGGACATCCGGCTTTTGGACAAAGTCGTCATCAAAAAAGCGGGCGACATCATCCCTGAGGTTGTCAATGTCCTTGTTGAACAGCGGACCGGTGAGGAAAAGGAGTTCAATATGCCGGAGGAATGTCCGGAATGCGGAAGCGAACTCGTCCGAATCGAAGGCGAAGTCGCGCTTCGCTGCATCAATCCGGAATGTCCGGCACAGATCAGGGAAGGCCTGATTCATTTCGTTTCCCGCAATGCCATGAATATAGAGGGGCTCGGTGAGCGTGTCATCACCCAGCTGTTCCGTGAGGATTTGGTCCACAATGTCGCAGACCTTTACAAGCTGACAAAGGATCAGCTGATCAAGCTTGAACGGATGGGCGAAAAATCGACCGACAACCTGTTGGCCTCCATCGACAAATCGAAGGAAAATTCATTGGAGCGGCTGCTTTTCGGCCTCGGCATCCGCTTTATCGGCGAGAAAGCGGCGAAAACGCTCGCCATGCATTTCGAAACGCTCGACAGGCTTAAAAAAGCATCAAAAGAAGAATTAATCGAAGTGGAAGAAATCGGCGATAAGATGGCGGACGCCCTCGTCACTTATTTTGAAAAAGAAGAGATTCTGAAGCTGTTGGCTGAGCTGGAAGAGCTCGGCGTCAATACGGTTTACAAAGGCCCGAAAAAAGCGGCCGCCGAAGACAGCGATTCCTATTTTGCCGGAAAAACGATCGTGCTGACCGGTAAGCTCAGCGAGATGTCGCGAAACGACGCGAAAGCGGAAATTGAAGCGCTCGGGGGAAAAATCACAGGCAGTGTAAGCAAAAAAACCGATCTTATCATTGCCGGCGAAGCGGCAGGCAGCAAACTGGCCAAAGCTGAAGAGCTGAACATCGAAGTCTGGGATGAAGCAAGGCTGATCAGTGAGCTAAAGAAATAA
- a CDS encoding CamS family sex pheromone protein, translating to MKKILCLAAAAGMLMLSACAPNFGGEEEQEMVQKTEKSKEKAIIPKYNISDSYYKMVLPFKAGKARGLTTERLNTRLDIDEFETGMMRLAQNSFPTDDYLFQEGQYLDEDTVTSWLARKKTGDDLKKAQKEDKNFENLGLNPPLSGSGSKEEQNEKSPIYLAHMLEHDYLVRKDKDTIELGGVVIGLALNSVYYYRENVGDPQKEVTISDKKLKTEGEKIAQEVAKRIRNMDDLKNIPMTIVLYKQAPKSSIVPGNFIAKTEVKAGSSEISGWDNINEEYTFFPSDEGKEKHPDDSELFKRFKNKVDTYFPNYTGVVGTALYKDGEMQEMKINIPMQFYGKSEVIAFTQFLTGEVMDYYGKSGLNVEINITSSDGQEALILKKPGDKEPTVHIYDS from the coding sequence TTGAAAAAGATATTATGTTTGGCGGCTGCTGCGGGTATGCTGATGCTCTCAGCCTGTGCGCCGAATTTTGGGGGAGAAGAAGAACAGGAGATGGTCCAAAAGACGGAAAAGTCAAAAGAAAAAGCGATCATTCCGAAATACAACATCTCTGATTCTTATTATAAAATGGTTCTTCCTTTTAAAGCCGGAAAAGCCCGGGGATTGACGACAGAGCGGCTGAATACGAGGCTTGACATCGATGAATTTGAAACAGGCATGATGCGCCTCGCACAGAATTCTTTCCCTACGGACGATTACCTTTTTCAGGAAGGTCAATATTTGGATGAAGATACTGTGACAAGCTGGCTGGCACGGAAAAAAACGGGCGATGACCTGAAGAAGGCGCAGAAAGAAGATAAGAATTTTGAAAATCTCGGGCTGAATCCGCCTCTTTCCGGAAGCGGGTCAAAGGAAGAGCAAAACGAGAAAAGCCCGATCTATCTCGCTCATATGCTTGAGCACGATTACCTTGTCCGCAAAGACAAAGACACGATCGAGCTGGGCGGTGTTGTCATCGGTCTGGCGCTCAATTCTGTTTACTATTACCGCGAAAATGTCGGCGATCCGCAAAAAGAAGTGACAATCAGCGATAAAAAATTGAAAACAGAAGGCGAAAAGATCGCGCAGGAAGTCGCAAAACGAATCCGCAACATGGATGATCTGAAGAATATTCCGATGACGATCGTCCTATACAAACAGGCGCCGAAATCATCGATCGTGCCTGGAAACTTTATCGCAAAAACCGAAGTGAAAGCAGGTTCAAGCGAAATCAGCGGCTGGGACAATATCAATGAAGAATACACCTTCTTCCCATCAGATGAAGGGAAGGAAAAGCACCCGGATGACTCAGAGCTTTTTAAACGGTTTAAAAATAAAGTCGATACGTATTTCCCGAACTACACAGGTGTTGTCGGCACAGCCTTGTATAAAGACGGCGAAATGCAGGAGATGAAAATCAATATCCCGATGCAGTTTTACGGGAAAAGCGAAGTCATTGCCTTTACGCAATTTCTGACCGGTGAAGTGATGGATTACTACGGTAAGAGCGGACTGAATGTGGAAATCAACATTACGTCATCTGACGGACAGGAAGCCCTCATCCTCAAAAAGCCGGGAGACAAAGAACCGACCGTTCATATTTATGATTCATAA
- a CDS encoding MgtC/SapB family protein, which produces MDWHIDLDTVLKLGTATLIGMVIGLERELKNKPLGLKTCIVIAISSCVLTLVSIDAAYHFPKSNRIMMDPLRLPAQIISGIGFIGAGVILRKSNDVISGLTTSAMIWGAAGLGVAIGAGFYKEAFISLIFILVSVEFLPWLIGKIGPDRLQEKEIRIRMSLSDKDKMTDILKEMKAKDIRIHSVRIDDMREKDFPIMETKIMVHKKRYVTDVYYDIKAIDGVVGVKCDTL; this is translated from the coding sequence ATGGATTGGCATATCGACCTTGATACGGTCCTGAAGCTGGGAACAGCGACATTGATCGGCATGGTCATCGGTCTTGAAAGGGAATTGAAAAACAAGCCGCTCGGCTTGAAAACCTGTATTGTCATTGCGATCAGCTCATGCGTCCTGACATTGGTGAGCATTGATGCAGCCTATCATTTTCCGAAATCAAACAGGATTATGATGGACCCGTTGCGGCTGCCGGCGCAAATTATTTCCGGCATCGGCTTTATCGGGGCCGGCGTCATCTTAAGAAAAAGCAATGATGTCATATCCGGCCTGACCACCTCTGCGATGATCTGGGGTGCGGCAGGTCTCGGCGTTGCGATTGGCGCCGGTTTTTACAAAGAAGCATTTATCAGTCTGATCTTTATATTAGTGAGCGTCGAGTTTTTGCCATGGCTGATCGGGAAAATCGGTCCGGACCGTCTCCAGGAAAAAGAAATCCGCATTCGCATGTCGCTGTCTGATAAGGATAAAATGACCGATATCCTCAAGGAAATGAAAGCGAAAGACATCCGGATTCACTCCGTCCGGATCGATGATATGCGGGAAAAAGACTTCCCGATTATGGAAACGAAAATCATGGTCCATAAGAAGAGGTATGTCACTGATGTTTATTACGACATCAAAGCGATCGACGGTGTCGTCGGCGTTAAATGCGATACGCTTTAA
- a CDS encoding DUF3951 domain-containing protein produces the protein MLMFLSLMFPLAVSVIILAAACNMLIRKKTIQNHYTPFDYIAGQTAKEFHEEKKRSKAGTMMKIKKLPGHISGSFFVDD, from the coding sequence ATGCTGATGTTTTTATCACTCATGTTTCCACTGGCGGTTTCCGTCATCATCTTGGCTGCTGCCTGCAATATGTTGATCCGCAAAAAAACCATTCAAAACCACTATACCCCTTTTGATTATATTGCCGGACAAACCGCAAAAGAATTCCATGAAGAAAAAAAGAGAAGCAAAGCCGGGACGATGATGAAAATAAAAAAGCTGCCAGGACATATATCTGGCAGCTTTTTTGTTGATGATTAA